The Dyadobacter subterraneus genome window below encodes:
- a CDS encoding glycoside hydrolase family 10 protein: MKKFPIIAFSLLLAIFSLEGCKAQSTEFEEIYPPKREFRAVWIATVDNIDWPSSKNLVPDEQRKEFSNLLDFHKRAGMNAVFVQVRAAGDAFYAKSNEPWSEWLTGQQGRRPDPMWDPMEYMINESHRRGLEFHAWLNLNRLVHKSSTSVSSENISRTHPDWILSYDGYKLFNFGIPAVRQFITEIAVNVAKNYDVDGIHFDDYFYPYAVAGQVINDDATFRQYGQGFANKNDWRRNNVDLLVKQIHDALMAVNPRIKFGISPCGVWRNKGNDSEGSKTYGALASYDDLFADSRKWVREGWVDYIAPQVYFSSRFGRVPYKNLVDWWSENCYGRHFYVGLGAYRVGGKEKDTQWQNPTEIPGQVRYSRENEAEGTIFFSSRSLKNNNLGFVDSLRNDLFRYPALVPTMSWKDAIPPLTPKSLKATLLSNGLELFWEKPDPATDGETATYYVIYRFRPDEKPSAYDPRKILGMAFEGEKFVDTTVQSGNKYVYYITAVDRLHNEGRPIGPLKVEVLDQKLQRF, encoded by the coding sequence GTGAAAAAATTTCCAATTATTGCGTTTTCCTTGCTGCTAGCCATTTTTTCACTGGAAGGCTGTAAAGCCCAAAGTACCGAATTTGAGGAAATTTATCCTCCCAAACGGGAATTCAGAGCAGTTTGGATCGCGACGGTTGATAACATCGACTGGCCGAGCAGTAAAAATCTTGTGCCGGATGAACAGCGCAAAGAGTTTTCTAATCTTCTTGATTTCCATAAAAGGGCCGGAATGAACGCAGTTTTTGTGCAGGTTCGGGCCGCTGGTGATGCTTTTTATGCAAAAAGTAATGAGCCCTGGTCTGAATGGCTGACAGGTCAGCAGGGCCGTCGCCCGGATCCTATGTGGGATCCTATGGAATATATGATCAATGAATCACATAGGCGTGGTCTGGAATTTCATGCCTGGCTGAATCTAAACCGTCTCGTTCATAAATCTTCAACCAGCGTTTCTTCCGAAAATATTAGTCGCACGCATCCAGACTGGATTTTAAGTTACGATGGATATAAATTATTCAATTTCGGGATTCCGGCTGTTCGACAGTTTATTACTGAAATTGCAGTTAACGTAGCAAAAAATTACGATGTGGATGGTATTCACTTTGATGATTATTTTTATCCATATGCCGTTGCCGGACAGGTTATCAATGATGATGCCACATTCAGACAATACGGGCAAGGATTTGCCAATAAAAATGACTGGCGGAGAAATAATGTTGATTTGCTGGTGAAACAAATTCACGATGCTTTAATGGCTGTGAATCCCCGTATCAAATTTGGTATTAGTCCATGTGGTGTTTGGAGAAATAAAGGAAACGATTCGGAAGGTTCAAAAACATACGGAGCACTTGCTTCTTACGACGATCTTTTTGCCGATAGTCGTAAATGGGTTCGGGAAGGTTGGGTTGATTATATTGCTCCACAGGTTTATTTCTCTTCAAGATTTGGCAGAGTTCCCTACAAGAATCTGGTGGATTGGTGGTCTGAAAACTGTTATGGCCGCCATTTCTATGTGGGTTTGGGGGCCTATCGTGTAGGCGGAAAAGAAAAGGATACCCAATGGCAAAATCCGACAGAAATACCAGGACAAGTTCGTTATTCACGCGAAAATGAAGCCGAAGGAACTATCTTTTTCAGCTCTCGTTCTCTTAAGAACAATAATCTGGGGTTTGTTGATTCTTTAAGAAATGATTTATTCCGCTATCCGGCTTTGGTACCGACGATGAGTTGGAAGGACGCCATTCCACCGCTTACTCCAAAAAGTTTAAAAGCAACCTTGCTTTCAAATGGTCTGGAATTATTCTGGGAAAAACCGGATCCGGCGACAGATGGAGAAACAGCTACTTATTATGTGATTTACCGTTTCAGACCAGATGAAAAGCCTTCGGCTTATGACCCAAGAAAAATTCTGGGAATGGCTTTTGAAGGTGAAAAATTTGTTGATACTACTGTCCAGTCAGGAAATAAATATGTTTATTATATTACTGCGGTGGATCGATTACATAACGAAGGCAGGCCCATTGGTCCGCTAAAAGTGGAAGTTCTCGATCAGAAATTGCAGCGTTTTTAA
- a CDS encoding glycosyltransferase, producing MEPFVKTTKKNVLFEIAWEVCNQVGGIYTVIRTKVPAMVEKWDDNYYLLGPYFEKKASAEFEEITDLDDTNVGKTVRRLREMGYTVHYGFWLVTGKPRVVLFDLESINHELDTIKYNLWEKNRISTINTEPLVNQTLCFGEMVRIYLKEYAEENARREDISAQFHEWMASSGLPDLKRENVKIATTFTTHATMLGRYLAQNVDGFYSKLPFFDWEQEARNYNIVTQASIERFAALSAHVLTTVSDVTARECEVFLGRMPDLVTPNGLNVVRFQAVHEFQNLHLKYKERIHEFVLGHFFPSYSFDLDKTLYFFTSGRYEFSNKGYDLTLEALARLNYKMVQANMDMTVVMFIVTKQPYYSVNPDVLQSRAVLNELQETCTAIEKEVGEKLFLAAASGVDHKMPDLNNFVDEYWRLRLRRTIQTWKTDKLPAFVTHDLKEEDGITDFCRKANLVNNERDRVKIVYHPDFISSTNPLFGLDYGQFVRGCHLGVFPSYYEPWGYTPLECVVRGVPTVTSDLSGFGDYIMQIMRDYENRGIYVINRKSQTYAQAAEQMADILFKFVRMQRRDRIMQRNRVENISDVFDWMNLRSYYDTAHDLATKRRKP from the coding sequence TTGGAACCATTTGTAAAAACAACTAAAAAAAACGTCCTTTTTGAAATAGCCTGGGAGGTTTGCAATCAGGTCGGTGGGATTTATACCGTTATCAGAACCAAGGTGCCGGCGATGGTCGAGAAGTGGGATGATAATTATTATTTGCTTGGACCTTATTTTGAAAAGAAAGCATCGGCCGAGTTTGAAGAAATTACAGATCTTGATGATACTAATGTCGGTAAAACAGTACGCAGGCTCCGTGAAATGGGCTATACTGTTCATTACGGATTCTGGCTTGTAACCGGGAAACCTCGCGTTGTGCTATTTGATCTGGAAAGTATCAATCATGAACTTGATACAATCAAGTATAACCTTTGGGAAAAAAACCGCATTTCTACCATTAACACAGAACCATTGGTTAATCAAACCTTGTGTTTTGGCGAAATGGTGCGTATTTATCTGAAAGAATATGCAGAAGAAAATGCGCGAAGAGAGGATATTTCTGCACAATTCCACGAGTGGATGGCAAGCAGCGGACTTCCTGACCTGAAAAGAGAAAATGTAAAAATTGCTACAACTTTTACTACACACGCCACCATGCTGGGCCGTTATCTGGCGCAAAATGTTGACGGATTTTACAGTAAACTTCCGTTTTTTGACTGGGAGCAGGAAGCCAGAAATTACAATATCGTAACGCAGGCTTCCATTGAAAGATTTGCAGCACTGAGTGCACACGTTCTTACAACGGTTAGTGATGTTACTGCACGCGAATGTGAAGTATTTTTAGGAAGAATGCCGGATCTGGTTACGCCAAACGGATTAAACGTGGTTCGTTTCCAGGCGGTCCATGAATTCCAGAATCTTCACTTGAAATATAAGGAACGGATTCATGAATTCGTGTTGGGCCATTTTTTCCCGAGCTATTCTTTTGACCTTGATAAAACGCTTTACTTCTTCACTTCCGGACGTTATGAGTTTAGTAATAAAGGTTATGATTTAACGCTTGAAGCACTAGCAAGATTGAATTACAAAATGGTTCAGGCCAATATGGATATGACGGTCGTGATGTTTATTGTAACCAAACAGCCATATTATTCTGTAAATCCGGATGTTTTGCAATCGAGAGCGGTTTTAAACGAATTGCAGGAAACCTGTACAGCCATTGAAAAAGAAGTCGGTGAAAAACTTTTCCTGGCTGCGGCTTCGGGTGTTGATCATAAAATGCCGGATCTTAATAATTTCGTTGATGAGTACTGGCGTCTTCGTTTACGCCGTACAATCCAGACCTGGAAAACGGATAAATTACCAGCTTTCGTTACCCACGATTTAAAAGAGGAAGACGGGATTACTGATTTTTGCAGAAAAGCAAATCTTGTCAATAATGAACGCGATCGGGTAAAAATCGTTTATCACCCTGATTTTATCTCTTCAACAAATCCATTATTCGGACTTGATTATGGACAATTTGTTCGTGGATGCCACTTAGGTGTTTTCCCAAGTTATTACGAACCATGGGGTTATACTCCGCTTGAATGTGTTGTCCGTGGCGTTCCTACGGTAACGAGTGATTTGTCAGGATTTGGAGATTATATCATGCAGATCATGCGTGATTATGAAAACCGTGGTATTTATGTGATCAACCGTAAATCGCAAACCTACGCTCAGGCAGCCGAACAAATGGCCGATATTCTTTTCAAATTTGTAAGAATGCAGCGCCGCGACCGTATCATGCAGCGAAACCGTGTTGAAAATATTTCTGACGTTTTTGACTGGATGAATTTGAGATCATATTATGATACGGCACATGATTTAGCGACGAAGAGGAGGAAACCATAA
- a CDS encoding nucleotidyltransferase family protein: MNNLQNLQHKLAGFWSDKPVKKAYLFGSAAREELLPESDIDILVELDQSKLIGMIEYIKIIEALENLLERKVDLVTTDGLSPHIQPSIDREKLLIYEE, encoded by the coding sequence ATGAATAATCTACAAAATTTACAACACAAGCTTGCCGGCTTTTGGAGCGATAAACCTGTCAAAAAGGCTTATTTATTTGGCTCTGCAGCAAGAGAGGAATTGTTACCGGAAAGCGATATAGACATTTTAGTAGAGCTTGACCAGAGTAAACTCATCGGCATGATCGAGTATATTAAAATAATTGAGGCCCTGGAGAATTTGCTGGAAAGAAAAGTGGATTTGGTTACAACTGATGGATTATCTCCCCATATCCAACCATCAATAGACCGCGAAAAGTTGCTGATTTATGAAGAGTAA
- a CDS encoding HepT-like ribonuclease domain-containing protein, whose protein sequence is MKSNLGDPERLVHILEAIENIEMFLQNMDFAQFEISKLHLSATERQLEIIGEATASISSDTKSKFPEIEWQPIKRFRNIIAHEYFGVSTQILWGVVRKELPTLKLQIQNAIDQLNK, encoded by the coding sequence ATGAAGAGTAATTTGGGTGATCCCGAGCGTTTGGTACATATTCTTGAAGCCATTGAAAACATTGAGATGTTCCTTCAAAATATGGATTTCGCTCAGTTTGAAATCAGTAAATTGCATCTTTCAGCAACTGAACGTCAACTGGAAATAATTGGAGAAGCTACCGCTTCAATCTCTTCCGATACCAAATCAAAATTTCCCGAAATTGAATGGCAGCCCATTAAACGGTTTAGAAATATTATTGCGCATGAGTACTTTGGTGTAAGTACTCAGATTTTATGGGGTGTAGTAAGAAAAGAATTGCCGACGCTAAAACTTCAAATCCAAAATGCAATTGACCAATTGAATAAATAA
- the prmA gene encoding 50S ribosomal protein L11 methyltransferase, which translates to MNYVEVQLELESEFTEILIAELAEAGYESFVETDEGLQAYIIEEDFNETVLKELIAKYSEITAISSSWKSLERKNWNEEWERSYEPIEVGKDIRIRAAFHEPDPSFTYDLLIQPKMSFGTGHHETTWLVMSEQLNLPHAGLSIMDVGCGTGILAILASKLGAASLLGFDIDEWAVENTVENFAMNGLGKEAEVFKGTINEVPTEKQFGGILANINRNILLEEIPKYVKHLLPGGWLIVSGFYEMDQSDIEKCAGETGLKKLRSNTRNQWATVVFEKEK; encoded by the coding sequence ATGAATTACGTAGAAGTACAACTGGAACTTGAATCTGAATTTACAGAAATATTAATTGCCGAACTAGCCGAGGCGGGTTACGAATCTTTTGTCGAAACGGACGAAGGTTTGCAAGCTTATATCATTGAAGAAGATTTCAATGAAACCGTTTTAAAGGAGCTAATTGCCAAATACAGTGAGATTACCGCAATTTCAAGTTCCTGGAAATCGTTAGAAAGAAAGAACTGGAATGAGGAGTGGGAAAGAAGTTATGAGCCGATTGAAGTAGGAAAGGATATTCGTATCCGGGCAGCTTTTCACGAGCCGGATCCGAGTTTTACCTACGATTTGCTCATTCAGCCTAAAATGTCATTTGGAACCGGTCACCATGAAACAACCTGGCTTGTAATGAGCGAGCAACTAAACTTGCCTCATGCGGGTCTTTCGATTATGGACGTTGGTTGCGGAACCGGCATTCTGGCCATTTTGGCATCAAAGTTAGGTGCTGCGAGTTTGCTGGGGTTTGATATTGACGAATGGGCGGTGGAAAATACCGTCGAAAATTTTGCAATGAATGGCTTAGGCAAAGAAGCAGAAGTATTTAAAGGAACAATCAACGAAGTTCCGACAGAAAAACAGTTTGGCGGCATTCTCGCCAATATCAACAGAAATATTTTACTGGAAGAAATTCCAAAATATGTAAAGCATCTTTTGCCGGGCGGCTGGCTTATTGTTAGCGGATTCTATGAAATGGATCAGTCTGATATTGAAAAATGTGCCGGAGAAACCGGATTAAAAAAGTTAAGATCAAATACACGAAACCAATGGGCAACCGTTGTTTTTGAAAAAGAAAAATAG
- the plsY gene encoding glycerol-3-phosphate 1-O-acyltransferase PlsY, with protein sequence MSIALLIITIIAAYLLGSIPSSVWYGIGYFGIDVRKHGSGNAGATNTFRVLGKRAGTIVMLIDVLKGWTATGLASMLFYMGAIAETDILMYKIIFGVIAIVGHIFPVFVGFKGGKGIATLLGMVLAIHPELAAMSITIFLLTLITSQYVSLSSMLATLAFPVLSLLRVFGQPETLLVIFGFVMFVLVVITHQKNIVRLLNGNESRVNIFAKSKSKGHS encoded by the coding sequence ATGAGCATAGCCTTATTGATCATTACGATAATAGCCGCCTATTTGTTAGGTTCCATTCCGAGTTCTGTATGGTACGGAATTGGTTATTTCGGCATTGATGTGCGGAAACATGGAAGTGGGAATGCAGGAGCCACCAATACTTTCAGAGTGTTGGGAAAGCGTGCCGGTACAATTGTAATGCTTATTGATGTTTTGAAAGGCTGGACAGCTACTGGACTGGCTTCCATGCTGTTTTACATGGGTGCAATTGCCGAAACGGATATTTTGATGTACAAGATCATCTTTGGCGTAATCGCCATAGTGGGTCATATTTTTCCGGTTTTTGTCGGATTTAAAGGCGGAAAAGGAATTGCAACTTTGTTGGGTATGGTCCTTGCCATTCACCCTGAGCTTGCAGCTATGAGTATTACCATATTTTTACTGACACTTATCACCTCTCAATACGTTTCACTAAGTTCGATGCTTGCCACGCTGGCTTTCCCGGTATTATCCTTATTGAGAGTTTTTGGGCAGCCTGAAACTTTGTTGGTAATTTTCGGATTTGTCATGTTTGTGCTGGTTGTGATAACGCATCAAAAAAACATTGTCAGATTGTTGAATGGAAATGAAAGCCGCGTGAATATTTTCGCGAAATCGAAATCAAAAGGACATTCCTGA
- a CDS encoding dipeptidase — MNNYIEKNRDKFLNELLDLIRIPSVSADSKFKQDMIRAAEFVRDRISEAGADKVEIYQTPGHPIVYGEKIIDPSLPTVLVYGHYDVQPADPYELWDSPPFEPVIKNERIYARGACDDKGQFYMHVKALETMLATDSLTCNIKIMIEGEEEVGSSHLETFVKENRELLKCDTILISDTSMIANDVPSIETGLRGLTYLEVEVVGANRDLHSGVYGGGVANPINVLCEMIASLKDENGHITIPGFYDNVEELTGSQRAALNAAPFDLEEYKKDLSIEDVAGERGYTTIERVSVRPTLDVNGIWGGYIGEGAKTVLPSKANAKISMRLVPNQTDQEICDLFTAHFKSIAPASVKVSVVPHHGGLPYVTPTDSLEYHAAELAMEESFGKKPIPTRGGGSIPIVALFEQELGRKSILMGFGLDIDGLHGPNESYGLFNYFKGIETIPLFFKHYAKLKKGE, encoded by the coding sequence ATGAATAACTACATCGAAAAAAACCGCGATAAATTTTTAAATGAACTGCTTGATCTGATCAGAATTCCGTCGGTAAGTGCCGATTCAAAATTTAAACAAGATATGATTCGTGCAGCAGAATTTGTACGTGACAGAATTTCAGAAGCAGGAGCCGACAAGGTTGAAATTTACCAGACACCGGGACATCCGATTGTTTATGGTGAAAAAATCATTGATCCTTCTTTGCCAACTGTTCTTGTTTATGGCCATTATGACGTGCAGCCGGCAGATCCATACGAACTTTGGGATTCTCCGCCTTTTGAGCCGGTAATTAAAAATGAGCGTATTTATGCCCGTGGTGCCTGCGACGACAAAGGTCAGTTTTATATGCATGTGAAGGCGCTGGAAACCATGCTGGCGACAGATTCTTTGACTTGCAATATCAAAATTATGATTGAAGGCGAGGAAGAAGTTGGTTCTTCTCACCTGGAAACTTTTGTGAAAGAAAATCGTGAATTACTGAAATGTGATACGATTCTGATTTCTGACACCAGCATGATCGCTAATGACGTGCCTTCCATTGAAACAGGATTACGGGGGTTGACTTATCTTGAAGTGGAAGTTGTTGGTGCTAACAGAGACCTTCATTCCGGTGTTTATGGCGGCGGTGTTGCGAATCCAATCAATGTTTTGTGTGAAATGATCGCTTCGTTGAAAGATGAAAACGGTCATATTACCATTCCTGGATTTTATGATAATGTTGAAGAGCTGACTGGTTCGCAAAGAGCTGCTTTGAACGCTGCGCCTTTTGATCTTGAAGAATACAAGAAAGACCTTTCCATTGAAGATGTAGCGGGAGAACGAGGATATACGACTATTGAACGTGTTTCCGTGCGTCCAACGCTTGATGTAAATGGAATCTGGGGCGGATATATCGGTGAAGGTGCTAAAACAGTTTTGCCTTCAAAAGCGAATGCGAAGATTTCGATGCGTCTGGTACCAAATCAAACCGATCAGGAAATTTGTGATCTATTCACAGCTCATTTTAAATCCATTGCACCGGCTTCTGTAAAAGTTTCTGTTGTTCCTCATCACGGCGGTCTGCCTTATGTGACGCCAACGGATTCGCTTGAATATCACGCAGCAGAATTGGCGATGGAGGAATCTTTTGGCAAAAAACCAATTCCTACACGCGGTGGTGGAAGTATTCCGATTGTTGCTTTATTTGAACAGGAATTGGGAAGAAAAAGTATTTTAATGGGCTTTGGACTGGATATTGACGGTCTGCATGGACCTAATGAAAGCTATGGTCTTTTCAATTATTTCAAAGGGATTGAAACAATTCCTTTGTTTTTCAAGCATTATGCAAAATTGAAAAAAGGGGAGTAA